From Sporosarcina sp. Marseille-Q4943, the proteins below share one genomic window:
- a CDS encoding ABC transporter ATP-binding protein, translated as MSEYIVEMKHITKRFPGIVANDDVSIGIKKGEIFALLGENGAGKSTLMSILSGMYEPDEGEIFIRGEKVQISSPNHAANLNIGMVHQHFKLVEDYTITENIILGVEPINKFAGLFPYVGIRNANRKIEELSKNFGLEVDPTKKIADLTVSMQQRVEILKVLYREAEILVFDEPTAVLTPQEIEFLLGIIEGLRNSGKTIILITHKLEEIKKVADRCAVLNKGKLIDVLDVKTTTTNFMAQLMVGREVSFESEKAPAQFKEEVLKVENLTVKNEDGFEVVKDVSFTIRSGEIFAIAGVADNGQVEIADAIAGLVKASGGKIFLNGQDITKDSIRNRTESGISYVPEDRQRFGLFLDFDLATNLGSKQYYKEPFSNKGILNKQEFDQFGSQLIDKYDIRSGQGINTQVRSMSGGNQQKAIIAREIELQSPLMIFVQPTRGVDIGAIENIHKMIIEQRDQGKAILLVSLELDEIMNVADTIGVIYNGQLQKIASSESLTTNEVGEYMMGAKHE; from the coding sequence ATGTCTGAATATATCGTGGAAATGAAACATATTACGAAACGTTTCCCTGGAATCGTAGCAAATGACGACGTATCCATCGGCATTAAAAAAGGTGAAATTTTCGCCTTGCTTGGTGAAAATGGTGCAGGAAAATCAACATTGATGAGTATTTTGAGCGGGATGTACGAACCTGATGAAGGAGAGATCTTTATTCGGGGGGAGAAGGTTCAAATCAGTTCGCCGAACCACGCGGCAAATCTTAACATCGGAATGGTCCATCAGCATTTTAAGTTAGTGGAAGATTATACGATTACGGAGAATATCATTTTAGGGGTTGAGCCCATCAACAAATTTGCCGGTCTCTTTCCATACGTAGGTATTCGAAATGCCAATCGTAAAATTGAAGAGTTGTCCAAGAACTTTGGCTTGGAAGTGGATCCTACGAAAAAAATTGCCGATCTTACGGTATCCATGCAACAACGTGTGGAAATTTTAAAAGTACTTTATCGTGAAGCTGAAATTCTCGTTTTTGATGAACCAACGGCAGTCTTAACGCCACAAGAAATTGAATTCTTACTCGGTATTATTGAAGGTCTGCGAAACAGTGGAAAAACAATTATCTTAATCACACATAAGTTAGAGGAAATTAAGAAAGTGGCCGATCGATGTGCCGTATTGAACAAAGGTAAATTGATTGATGTGTTGGATGTGAAGACAACAACGACCAATTTTATGGCTCAATTAATGGTCGGTAGGGAAGTAAGTTTTGAATCTGAAAAAGCACCTGCTCAATTTAAAGAGGAAGTATTGAAAGTAGAAAATTTAACCGTGAAAAATGAGGACGGATTTGAAGTAGTCAAAGACGTTTCCTTTACGATACGCAGTGGGGAAATATTTGCGATTGCGGGCGTCGCTGATAATGGTCAAGTTGAAATAGCGGATGCCATTGCCGGTTTAGTAAAGGCGAGCGGCGGAAAGATATTCCTCAATGGACAGGACATTACGAAAGACAGTATACGAAACAGAACTGAATCTGGAATCTCTTATGTACCCGAAGATCGACAACGATTTGGACTGTTTTTGGATTTTGATCTAGCAACGAATTTAGGTTCAAAGCAGTATTACAAAGAGCCGTTTTCGAATAAAGGAATCTTGAATAAGCAGGAATTCGATCAATTTGGCAGTCAGTTGATTGATAAATATGATATTCGAAGTGGACAAGGGATTAACACGCAAGTTCGTTCGATGAGTGGCGGGAACCAGCAAAAGGCCATTATTGCTCGTGAGATCGAATTGCAATCTCCGCTCATGATTTTCGTTCAACCGACACGGGGAGTAGATATCGGTGCGATCGAAAATATTCATAAGATGATCATCGAACAACGCGATCAAGGAAAAGCGATCTTACTCGTTTCGTTGGAGTTAGACGAAATTATGAATGTAGCGGATACGATCGGCGTTATTTATAATGGCCAACTTCAAAAGATTGCAAGCAGCGAATCATTAACGACGAATGAAGTCGGCGAATATATGATGGGGGCAAAACATGAGTAA
- a CDS encoding ABC transporter permease — protein MSKDKKKTSVSYRLFWPIRNEKWQPITIPVASILISFIAAAIVILLLGKNPIQAFYNLFQGAGTFPKATYAGYKSMLTDFLSLLDAMTPLVFASLAVAVALRAGLFNIGVSGQMLFSGFLATVLVGYSGLDAFVAKPLVLLIGMVAGGLMGGLVGWLKYKFNIHEVVTTIMFNYIAQYVVSFFIHMYYIDPISRQSKYITEAARLTLVNVEIANLKMDIPLGFILAIAIAIFIKFLLDKTVVGFEIKAVGSNRNAAKYTGIKVGSNTVLAMIISGGLAGLAGVTYYLGDFASIQPKVLTSLGFDSIAVALLGNTHPIGIIFSSFLISIIDQGSTYMSSQAGIRQEIASVIIGLILLFSACGAYLKHKVSRLKEKEVDRKDSES, from the coding sequence ATGAGTAAGGATAAAAAGAAAACAAGCGTAAGTTATCGTCTGTTTTGGCCAATACGAAATGAGAAATGGCAACCGATCACAATCCCGGTAGCTTCGATACTAATCAGTTTCATTGCAGCGGCTATCGTCATCCTGCTGCTCGGCAAAAATCCGATCCAAGCATTTTACAACTTGTTCCAAGGGGCAGGAACCTTCCCGAAGGCAACGTACGCTGGCTATAAAAGCATGCTGACTGATTTTTTAAGTTTGTTAGACGCCATGACGCCACTTGTATTCGCTAGCCTAGCAGTGGCTGTTGCTCTTAGAGCGGGCCTATTTAATATTGGGGTTTCCGGACAAATGCTCTTCTCCGGCTTTTTAGCGACCGTTCTCGTCGGCTACAGCGGGTTGGATGCCTTCGTTGCAAAGCCGCTTGTATTGCTGATCGGAATGGTTGCAGGGGGCTTAATGGGTGGATTAGTAGGATGGCTAAAATATAAATTCAACATTCATGAAGTCGTAACTACGATTATGTTCAATTACATTGCCCAATATGTAGTAAGCTTTTTCATTCATATGTATTACATTGATCCGATTTCAAGACAGTCAAAATATATTACGGAAGCGGCACGATTGACGTTAGTAAATGTCGAGATCGCGAACTTGAAAATGGATATCCCATTGGGCTTTATTTTGGCCATTGCCATTGCGATTTTCATCAAGTTTCTTCTGGACAAAACAGTTGTTGGTTTTGAAATTAAGGCAGTAGGATCCAACCGAAATGCGGCAAAGTATACAGGGATAAAGGTCGGAAGTAATACAGTCTTAGCCATGATCATTTCTGGCGGATTGGCTGGTCTTGCGGGTGTAACGTATTATTTAGGTGATTTTGCATCTATCCAACCAAAGGTATTAACAAGTCTTGGATTTGACTCCATCGCGGTAGCGTTATTAGGAAATACTCATCCAATTGGGATTATCTTTTCATCCTTCTTAATATCAATTATTGATCAGGGAAGCACGTATATGAGTTCGCAGGCTGGAATCAGACAAGAAATTGCTTCTGTGATCATCGGGTTAATCCTCTTGTTTAGTGCATGTGGTGCATACTTGAAGCATAAAGTCAGCCGCTTGAAGGAAAAAGAAGTGGATCGAAAGGACAGTGAATCATAA
- the rpoN gene encoding RNA polymerase factor sigma-54, whose product MELVLQQRQELNLLMTMELRQAIELLQYTTHELEHYIRQQELENPLIELKEKEDRNNYEERVNQRFSSTSEMPTEVVRSSGKNMRDELYEHAKFMHKDEFTQKLLHFLIYNLDENGYLPDLFTDTDCPSQFTEEQIETGIHLLQHLGPIGIGARNLKECLLLQISYLYPENVMAAELVQHHLDLVADRKWNEIASKMRITMAELKELHNFILSLNPRPCTFTCEHSTEFMTPDIIVELIDDKFVFHLNDGYLPAIQLNKEYSQFLHAKNDVSKYLQTQHKNYQWLLTSIEQRRNTIIKIVTVLLDKQKNFFESGLSSLLPLTLKEVADEIGMHESTVSRATANKVIQTPHGTYELRTLFTSKLETSDGDSISQTKVLRR is encoded by the coding sequence ATGGAGCTTGTTCTCCAGCAGCGACAAGAGCTTAATCTACTAATGACGATGGAACTAAGGCAAGCTATTGAATTATTACAATATACGACACATGAGCTTGAACATTATATTAGGCAACAGGAATTGGAAAACCCACTCATCGAACTGAAGGAAAAAGAGGATCGCAACAATTATGAGGAAAGAGTCAACCAACGCTTTTCCAGCACCTCTGAGATGCCGACAGAAGTGGTACGGAGCAGTGGCAAAAACATGCGGGACGAATTGTATGAACATGCCAAGTTCATGCATAAGGACGAGTTTACGCAAAAGTTGTTACATTTCCTCATCTATAATCTTGATGAAAACGGATATTTGCCTGACCTGTTCACTGATACAGACTGCCCTTCGCAATTCACAGAAGAGCAAATCGAAACCGGCATTCACCTTCTACAACATTTGGGGCCAATCGGTATCGGTGCTCGGAACCTGAAGGAATGTCTCCTTCTGCAGATTTCCTATCTTTATCCGGAAAATGTAATGGCTGCAGAACTGGTGCAACATCATCTGGACCTGGTCGCCGATCGGAAATGGAATGAAATTGCTTCCAAGATGAGGATTACGATGGCTGAATTGAAAGAGCTGCACAACTTCATCCTCTCGCTTAATCCACGACCTTGTACTTTCACTTGCGAGCATTCAACGGAGTTCATGACACCAGATATTATCGTCGAATTGATAGATGACAAGTTCGTTTTTCACTTGAATGACGGTTATTTGCCAGCAATCCAGTTGAATAAGGAGTATTCACAATTCCTTCATGCAAAAAATGATGTATCAAAATATTTGCAGACACAACATAAAAACTATCAATGGCTGTTAACGAGTATCGAGCAACGGCGCAATACGATTATTAAAATCGTAACAGTCCTTTTAGATAAACAGAAGAATTTCTTTGAGAGCGGCTTGTCCTCATTGCTGCCTCTGACATTGAAAGAAGTAGCCGATGAAATTGGAATGCATGAATCGACTGTGAGCCGGGCGACTGCGAATAAAGTGATTCAAACACCTCACGGCACGTACGAGTTGCGTACTCTTTTCACTTCCAAACTGGAAACATCGGATGGCGATAGCATTTCCCAGACAAAAGTCCTCAGAAGATAA
- a CDS encoding ABC transporter permease: MDTILIDGLSFALPLFIMAIGGIYSEKSGITNLALEGFQGFGAFIGALSAVLIANASGAAIEDMFYVALLFAMIGGMGFSVIHALLSIKFKANQVISGVVINILALALTTFLTTQINALVFGAASDKFRLGVSERFTIDGLANIPVIGAIFTDVYPFQVIIIVIAIFAWYVLYKTKFGLRLRASGENPHSVDTAGVNVSKIRFSAVLISGLLSGLAGICFAYSISAQFSSGIYMGYGFLAIAALIFGNWRILPTLGACLLFGFAKSGGMFIAQSMALPSSFTDLFMILPYVVTLLLLIFFSKSNRAPRALGEIYDKGKR; encoded by the coding sequence ATGGATACAATACTTATTGATGGATTATCCTTTGCTCTGCCTCTTTTTATCATGGCAATCGGCGGTATCTATAGTGAAAAAAGTGGGATTACCAATTTAGCACTTGAAGGCTTTCAAGGGTTCGGGGCATTCATCGGAGCCTTGTCAGCTGTTTTGATTGCAAATGCTTCTGGAGCAGCTATTGAGGATATGTTCTACGTGGCGTTGCTATTTGCAATGATTGGCGGGATGGGTTTTTCCGTCATCCACGCTCTGTTAAGTATTAAATTTAAGGCAAATCAAGTCATTAGCGGTGTTGTCATTAATATTTTGGCGTTAGCATTAACGACGTTTTTAACAACACAAATCAATGCGCTTGTATTCGGAGCGGCTTCGGACAAGTTCCGATTAGGTGTATCGGAGCGGTTTACGATTGACGGTTTAGCCAATATACCAGTGATTGGTGCAATCTTTACGGATGTGTACCCGTTCCAAGTAATCATCATTGTCATTGCCATTTTTGCTTGGTATGTATTATATAAAACAAAGTTTGGATTGCGCCTGAGAGCGAGTGGGGAAAATCCGCATTCCGTTGACACAGCAGGCGTAAATGTATCGAAAATACGGTTTTCTGCGGTTCTCATATCGGGACTACTATCAGGTCTCGCAGGTATATGTTTTGCCTATTCCATTTCTGCTCAATTTTCTTCAGGTATTTATATGGGATACGGATTCTTAGCCATTGCTGCGTTAATCTTCGGCAACTGGAGGATTCTCCCTACGTTAGGAGCTTGTCTGTTATTCGGTTTTGCAAAATCGGGGGGCATGTTCATTGCCCAGTCTATGGCATTACCAAGTAGTTTCACCGATTTATTCATGATTTTACCGTATGTAGTAACGCTATTGTTATTGATCTTTTTCTCTAAATCAAATCGTGCTCCGAGAGCGTTAGGTGAGATTTACGATAAAGGAAAACGATAA
- a CDS encoding RidA family protein — translation MSNFNAVSAKNTENAPSGNGLYSHSVAFSHYNNLSAQLPIDPTTGKLVAGGIKEQAEQCFTNIKAIVDSIGHVMSDIVRITVFVKDIKDVDAVDEVYKTYFPTYVPARTSVAVAALPMDAMVQVEALLSHGEGSIPNAPQAGDLVKLTNNTANAPTSSLSTQTVAFSHYNYLSAQLPIDPTTGRFVIGGVQEQARQCLKNIKAILESIDVPFDDIVKMTIFVKDLKDIEAVNEVYSTFFPDSAIARTVAYVPARTVVEAADLPMGALVQMEAVVSHGDGTPPQAIEDRHGIVIWANNTENAPKNSLSTQTVAFSHYNHLSGQLPLDAKTGKLVAGGVKEQTEQCLKNVKAIVESINHVMEDIVKVNIFVKNIEDMGAVDEVYKTFFPGGVPARRTVGVSALPEDALIQIDVVVSNAEGTPPQA, via the coding sequence ATGAGCAATTTTAACGCAGTATCAGCAAAAAATACGGAAAATGCGCCAAGCGGCAATGGTCTATATTCACATTCTGTAGCTTTCTCTCATTACAATAATCTTTCAGCTCAATTGCCGATCGATCCGACAACAGGTAAATTGGTAGCTGGCGGTATTAAAGAGCAAGCTGAACAGTGCTTTACTAACATTAAAGCAATTGTAGACAGCATCGGTCATGTTATGAGCGATATCGTTCGTATCACAGTATTCGTTAAAGATATTAAAGACGTTGACGCTGTAGATGAAGTTTACAAAACATACTTCCCAACTTATGTTCCTGCACGTACATCGGTTGCAGTAGCAGCTTTGCCAATGGATGCTATGGTGCAAGTTGAAGCACTACTTTCACACGGTGAAGGTTCGATTCCAAACGCACCACAAGCAGGCGACCTTGTTAAGCTTACAAATAACACGGCAAATGCCCCTACAAGCTCCCTATCTACACAAACTGTAGCTTTCTCTCATTACAATTACCTTTCAGCTCAATTGCCGATCGATCCAACAACTGGCCGCTTCGTAATTGGCGGTGTACAAGAGCAGGCTAGACAGTGCTTGAAAAATATCAAAGCAATTTTAGAAAGCATCGACGTTCCATTTGACGATATCGTTAAAATGACGATCTTCGTTAAAGACCTTAAAGATATTGAAGCGGTAAACGAAGTGTATTCAACATTCTTCCCAGACTCCGCTATCGCTAGAACTGTTGCATATGTACCTGCACGGACAGTAGTTGAAGCTGCAGATCTACCTATGGGTGCTTTAGTACAAATGGAAGCAGTCGTGTCTCACGGAGACGGTACGCCTCCACAAGCGATTGAAGACAGACATGGAATCGTAATCTGGGCAAACAACACTGAAAATGCACCTAAGAATTCCCTATCTACTCAAACTGTAGCGTTCTCTCACTACAATCACCTTTCAGGTCAATTACCTTTAGATGCAAAAACGGGTAAATTGGTAGCTGGTGGCGTAAAAGAGCAAACTGAACAGTGCTTGAAAAATGTTAAGGCGATTGTTGAAAGCATCAACCACGTTATGGAAGATATCGTTAAAGTAAATATCTTCGTTAAAAATATCGAGGATATGGGTGCTGTAGACGAAGTTTACAAAACATTCTTCCCAGGCGGAGTACCTGCACGCAGAACAGTTGGCGTATCAGCATTGCCTGAAGATGCGTTAATCCAAATCGATGTAGTTGTATCAAATGCTGAAGGAACACCTCCACAAGCATAA
- a CDS encoding YfcC family protein, which yields MKKEKGVKKKFQLPHIYVILFTFSALAAISTYFIPAGKFERVPGPDGRTSIDPNSFTKVESAPVGIADFLTVIPRGLIDAGEIVFFTFIIGGMFMVLKTTGIIEVVVDRLANRFAKKSIFLIPILTTVFAIGATLIGTPELSLVYIPVIMPLIIALGYDSIVAAAIALVGTVVGFTAGVLNPINVGLSQKIVGIPVFSGLPLRLLLFIVCISVGIYFIMRYAKKVQQNPLNSYVYEDDEEKRELYKQKDKIEAKSMNTRQKYASVAALIFLGILVYGVLQHGWFMVEMAGLFIFMGIVVGKIAGLNATQISNAFTEGFREVLMGAIIIGLARSVAVVLEDGQIMDTIVYSLGSMVGEMPSVLGAVGMYLVQLAINFIIPSGSGQALVTMPIMGPLSDIIGVTRQTAVLAFQFGDGFAHILFPTSGYFMAALVIAGVSWQKWIRFYMPLFLVFSAIGVVTLVIAQMIQYTG from the coding sequence ATGAAGAAGGAAAAAGGCGTCAAAAAGAAGTTTCAACTTCCACATATTTATGTCATCCTATTTACATTCAGTGCGCTGGCGGCCATTTCGACGTACTTTATTCCAGCAGGTAAGTTTGAGCGTGTCCCAGGACCCGATGGAAGAACATCGATCGATCCGAACTCATTTACAAAAGTGGAATCTGCGCCTGTCGGGATTGCCGATTTCCTTACTGTCATTCCGAGGGGACTGATTGATGCCGGAGAGATTGTCTTTTTCACGTTTATTATCGGTGGTATGTTTATGGTGCTGAAAACAACCGGAATTATTGAAGTGGTTGTGGACAGGCTGGCAAATCGATTTGCGAAAAAGAGTATATTCCTGATCCCGATTTTAACGACAGTATTTGCAATTGGAGCAACATTAATCGGAACCCCTGAACTATCGCTCGTTTATATTCCTGTTATTATGCCATTAATTATTGCCTTAGGGTATGATTCCATTGTTGCTGCTGCGATTGCTCTTGTCGGTACGGTTGTCGGGTTTACTGCAGGCGTTCTAAACCCGATTAACGTAGGATTGTCGCAAAAAATTGTAGGCATCCCGGTGTTTTCAGGATTGCCATTGCGTCTTCTTCTATTTATTGTCTGTATATCGGTGGGAATTTATTTCATCATGCGCTATGCAAAAAAGGTACAGCAAAATCCGTTAAACAGCTATGTGTATGAAGATGACGAAGAAAAAAGGGAACTTTATAAGCAGAAAGATAAAATTGAAGCAAAAAGCATGAACACGAGACAAAAATATGCTTCAGTCGCTGCACTCATCTTCCTCGGAATCTTAGTATACGGCGTGCTTCAGCACGGTTGGTTCATGGTGGAGATGGCAGGTCTATTTATCTTTATGGGAATTGTAGTCGGCAAGATAGCCGGATTGAACGCTACCCAGATTTCGAACGCTTTCACGGAAGGTTTCCGTGAGGTGCTCATGGGAGCCATTATTATTGGTCTTGCTCGTTCGGTCGCTGTTGTGCTTGAAGACGGACAAATTATGGATACGATCGTTTACAGCCTCGGTTCAATGGTCGGTGAGATGCCATCTGTCCTCGGTGCAGTAGGTATGTATCTCGTACAGTTGGCCATTAACTTTATTATACCGTCCGGAAGTGGACAGGCCTTGGTCACAATGCCGATCATGGGGCCGCTTTCAGACATTATCGGCGTAACAAGACAGACAGCTGTGCTTGCGTTCCAGTTCGGGGACGGCTTTGCCCATATTCTATTCCCGACTTCGGGTTATTTCATGGCTGCACTCGTCATCGCCGGCGTATCTTGGCAAAAATGGATCCGTTTCTATATGCCGCTATTCCTCGTGTTCTCGGCAATCGGGGTTGTCACATTAGTGATTGCTCAGATGATTCAATACACAGGCTGA
- a CDS encoding DUF2277 domain-containing protein, which yields MCRNIKTLFNFCPPATTDEIYAASLQYVRKISGFNKPSKANEDAINLAVEEVAIATQNLLNTLVTNAEPRNREIEAERAQARNAKRFGLDNQD from the coding sequence ATGTGCCGAAACATTAAAACACTGTTTAATTTTTGCCCTCCGGCTACCACGGATGAAATTTATGCCGCTTCGCTCCAATACGTGCGGAAGATTTCTGGTTTCAACAAGCCGTCCAAGGCAAACGAGGATGCTATTAATCTTGCCGTTGAGGAAGTGGCTATTGCTACACAAAATTTATTAAACACATTGGTAACGAATGCCGAACCTCGTAATCGAGAAATTGAAGCTGAAAGGGCTCAAGCTCGTAATGCAAAAAGATTTGGATTGGATAATCAGGATTAG
- a CDS encoding transglutaminase-like domain-containing protein: MSMRKIHIQIVSLLCLLLLGACTNKSAAVNESQPTPEQKHEQRVDYEAAVDKKNAELEMAPLELTGYAEEVGAALLEPTHTNFAVDEIVTVEGTVEHQDQLQENYVWIKIRFSGEALSDDQMEYYAPIEDGKFKQDVRLFNGEGEYQVTVMLPSTKQKNYYYDLAKFTVFNVNPAMQRDLTYTPFAQEVRLSLEAPDSGYVKENEVFTLKGKIPSIKGTNESLMLELKKDGETWKHVLPVKNGEFEYDVPLFYGKGVHELKIYVPDEERDNYYQAGTTLYIDNESDLVTEPILYMTTYHERGVNLTYPTAGGEETNLTYRIKGTIDKDAPFAKETTHLYITTKKDGDKSLSVIPVDNYKFDDEFYLRFGPGTYEVIVSVPEIKEKNSSKFYYYDVAKFTVESTATEDLRNLLPSRGVQSDAPDIIAIAKELITEDMSEREKAKAIYEFTAKSIAYDVEKQKNSDFMWDDSALKVLELEKGICQDYTYLALALLRASGMEARYVAGTAGAGFNFSRHAWVEVKVDGEWLTMDPTWGAGYIANGEFVANYTEDYFEPDEEAFKTHSRSGVEY; encoded by the coding sequence ATGTCTATGAGAAAAATACATATACAGATTGTTTCGCTGTTATGCTTGCTTCTATTAGGCGCATGCACGAATAAATCTGCCGCCGTAAATGAATCACAGCCAACACCTGAGCAAAAGCATGAACAAAGGGTTGATTATGAAGCGGCAGTTGATAAGAAAAACGCTGAGCTTGAAATGGCACCTTTGGAACTGACAGGCTATGCCGAAGAAGTGGGAGCTGCGTTACTGGAACCGACCCACACAAACTTTGCGGTGGATGAAATCGTTACAGTTGAAGGTACCGTTGAACATCAGGATCAATTACAAGAAAACTATGTATGGATCAAAATCAGGTTTTCCGGAGAAGCGCTTTCCGACGACCAGATGGAATACTATGCGCCTATTGAAGACGGGAAATTTAAACAGGACGTCAGGCTTTTTAATGGAGAGGGAGAATACCAAGTAACTGTGATGCTCCCTAGCACTAAGCAGAAAAATTATTATTACGATCTTGCAAAATTCACTGTCTTTAACGTAAACCCTGCGATGCAACGAGATCTTACGTATACCCCCTTTGCCCAGGAAGTAAGATTATCACTTGAGGCGCCGGATAGCGGGTATGTAAAAGAAAACGAAGTCTTCACGTTAAAAGGGAAAATCCCTTCCATAAAAGGAACAAACGAGTCGCTGATGCTTGAGCTCAAAAAAGACGGAGAAACGTGGAAACACGTCCTTCCAGTTAAAAACGGCGAATTCGAATATGACGTCCCTTTGTTTTACGGAAAAGGTGTGCATGAATTAAAAATCTATGTGCCTGACGAAGAAAGAGATAACTATTATCAGGCAGGAACAACACTTTATATCGACAATGAATCTGACCTTGTCACTGAACCGATTCTCTACATGACGACCTATCACGAACGTGGTGTCAATCTTACCTATCCAACGGCCGGCGGTGAAGAGACCAATTTAACGTATCGCATAAAAGGCACCATCGACAAAGATGCCCCCTTTGCAAAGGAGACGACACATCTTTATATTACGACTAAAAAAGATGGCGACAAGTCGTTATCCGTCATTCCCGTCGATAATTACAAATTCGACGATGAATTCTATTTGCGCTTCGGTCCGGGAACGTATGAAGTAATCGTGAGCGTACCGGAGATAAAAGAGAAAAACAGTTCCAAGTTTTATTATTATGACGTAGCCAAATTCACAGTAGAAAGCACAGCCACTGAGGACCTACGCAATTTATTGCCATCACGGGGAGTTCAATCCGATGCCCCTGATATTATCGCGATTGCGAAAGAGCTCATAACTGAAGATATGTCGGAACGTGAAAAAGCGAAGGCCATCTATGAATTCACGGCAAAGTCAATTGCGTATGATGTAGAAAAACAGAAAAACAGCGATTTTATGTGGGATGATAGTGCGTTAAAAGTGCTTGAGCTCGAAAAAGGGATTTGCCAAGACTATACGTATCTCGCCCTCGCCTTGCTTCGCGCGTCCGGCATGGAAGCAAGATATGTAGCAGGAACGGCTGGAGCGGGCTTCAATTTCTCCCGTCACGCATGGGTTGAAGTGAAGGTTGACGGCGAATGGCTCACAATGGACCCGACATGGGGCGCCGGCTATATCGCCAATGGGGAATTTGTAGCGAACTACACAGAAGATTACTTCGAACCGGATGAAGAAGCATTCAAGACGCATTCCCGTAGTGGCGTGGAGTATTGA
- a CDS encoding helix-turn-helix transcriptional regulator, producing the protein MLKNKVRELRARHEFTQSDLAKMVGVTRQTIGFIEKGEFSPSVTLALKIAKALQCDMNELFWLEGEE; encoded by the coding sequence ATGCTAAAAAACAAGGTTCGGGAGCTGCGTGCCCGTCATGAGTTTACACAAAGTGATCTCGCCAAAATGGTTGGTGTCACGCGACAGACGATCGGCTTTATTGAAAAAGGAGAGTTTTCTCCTTCGGTTACGCTGGCCCTGAAAATTGCGAAGGCACTCCAATGTGATATGAATGAATTATTTTGGTTGGAGGGGGAGGAATGA